The Thermoclostridium stercorarium subsp. stercorarium DSM 8532 genome contains a region encoding:
- a CDS encoding MATE family efflux transporter has product MRRKYIGDRSFYKMALTVAMPIMLQNFITNLVSMLDNLMVGALGTEQMSGVSIVNQILFVFNLCIFGGLSGIGIFTSQFYGKNDDEGIRYTLRMKLIIAVLITAAAMLLFTFYDDFFINLFLHEVDDSGDIALTLSFAKEYFRVILAGLVPFALSQILASTLRETGNTFTPMTAGLAAVVINGVFNYLLIFGKAGFPELGVTGAAIATVMSRFAEFVIQACYIFVKRAKYTYINGAFRSLKVPGKLFVSILAKGMPLLVNELLWSGGMTALSVAYSLHGISVVAAISIATSVINLFNIAFLSLGSSIGIIAGKSLGAGRHEEAVDNVRKMIALSLSVSVCVGVALYFTSGAIVNLFKTGEESKRLALYFIRVCSFVMPLNAFSNASYFTLRSGGKTIITFAFDSGILWLVSVPLAFSLYYVAGLPVKVIFPVIQFAEIIKVIVGFILLRKRVWVKTIV; this is encoded by the coding sequence ATGAGAAGAAAATACATAGGCGACAGATCGTTTTACAAAATGGCATTGACCGTGGCAATGCCGATAATGCTGCAGAATTTCATAACCAACCTGGTTAGCATGCTTGACAATCTGATGGTGGGGGCTTTAGGCACCGAGCAGATGTCCGGTGTCTCAATTGTTAACCAGATTTTGTTTGTTTTCAATCTTTGCATATTCGGCGGGCTTAGCGGAATAGGAATATTCACTTCTCAGTTTTACGGAAAGAACGACGATGAGGGTATCAGATATACTCTGCGGATGAAACTGATAATCGCCGTTTTAATTACTGCGGCGGCTATGCTGTTATTTACCTTTTACGACGACTTTTTTATAAACCTGTTTCTTCATGAGGTTGACGACAGTGGTGATATTGCTCTGACGCTTTCGTTCGCGAAAGAGTATTTTAGGGTAATTCTTGCCGGCCTTGTTCCGTTTGCATTATCCCAGATACTGGCAAGCACGCTGAGAGAGACGGGTAACACTTTTACCCCGATGACGGCCGGCCTTGCGGCGGTTGTTATAAACGGAGTTTTTAACTATCTTTTGATATTCGGAAAAGCAGGTTTCCCTGAACTGGGAGTGACCGGCGCGGCGATTGCCACGGTAATGTCCAGGTTTGCCGAGTTTGTCATTCAGGCATGTTACATTTTTGTAAAACGGGCAAAGTATACTTATATTAACGGCGCGTTCAGAAGCCTGAAGGTACCGGGGAAGCTATTTGTTTCCATTCTTGCGAAGGGAATGCCTCTGCTTGTCAACGAACTTCTCTGGTCAGGGGGGATGACTGCATTATCCGTTGCCTATTCGCTGCACGGAATATCCGTTGTGGCGGCAATTTCAATCGCTACTTCTGTGATTAACCTTTTTAATATTGCTTTTCTTTCATTGGGATCAAGCATAGGGATAATTGCCGGAAAATCCCTTGGGGCAGGCAGACACGAAGAAGCGGTTGACAACGTCCGGAAAATGATTGCGCTGTCGCTTTCGGTCAGCGTTTGTGTGGGCGTTGCGCTGTATTTTACCTCCGGCGCAATTGTAAATCTTTTTAAGACAGGTGAAGAATCAAAGCGGCTGGCGCTGTATTTTATCCGTGTCTGCTCTTTCGTGATGCCTCTGAACGCCTTTTCAAACGCATCTTATTTCACGCTCAGAAGCGGAGGCAAGACCATTATTACTTTTGCATTTGATTCGGGCATTCTGTGGCTTGTGTCGGTCCCGCTTGCCTTTTCACTTTATTATGTTGCGGGACTTCCTGTAAAAGTAATCTTTCCGGTAATCCAGTTTGCGGAAATAATAAAGGTAATAGTGGGTTTTATACTTTTAAGAAAGAGGGTATGGGTGAAAACAATAGTGTAA
- a CDS encoding translation factor GTPase family protein — translation MKNLVIGILAHVDAGKTTLSESMLYLSGRIRKLGRVDNKDTFLDTYELERARGITIFSKQAVFKIGDIQITLLDTPGHVDFSTEMERTLQVLDYAILVISGSDGIQSHTKTLWRLLDIYRIPVFIFVNKMDQRRNDKDTLMTELKRRLSDRCVDFTHIGSNDFYEQLAMCGEVLMDAFIETGSIDNNIIRGAIKKREVFPCYFGSALKLDGVEEFMNGIVEYSEMPVYPKRFSARVFKIGRDEKGNRLTYMKITGGKLNVRDVVKSGEWEEKVTQIRIYSGQKFEAVNEAEAGTVCAVTGLTHTRAGEGLGEEKDFFVPVLEPVLSYRIVLPEGCDPRMMLPKLRELEEEEPALRIVWNEQLKEIQVQIMGEVQLEILQSMIKDRYGVDVSFDSGRVVYKETIANTVEGVGHFEPLRHYAEVHLLLEPAERGSGLEFAVDCSDDVLSRNWKNLIMTHLREKVHKGVLTGSPITDMKITLVSGKAHNKHTDGGDFREATYRAVRQGLKEAQSVLLEPYYSFQLEIPEKMVGRAMADIERMHGTCQISQVRDDMAIITGSAPVSTFQNYQKDVTAYTKGLGKLFCTLKGYDICHNPEEVIAEIGYDSEKDFENPTGSVFCANGTSFYVPWYMVKEYMHVESWFQARNSSDDAEQDREKLYTHEKWISAEEVDRILQRTYFSNQGKKSSWRKRKPAKEKAGGYSQSLYIGRPKENKEKYLLVDGYNIIFAWPELKEMAKENMDAAKSRLLDWLSKYKSVEDCEVIVVFDAYRVQGHPEEFLEYGNIYVVYTKEAQTADQYIEKFAHDNSEKFDITVATSDGLQQVIIRGEGCALMSASELREKVKFTNETIVRIYKEKQPVDRNFLMDKLSEETKKQMRNLLSEDDV, via the coding sequence ATGAAAAATCTGGTTATAGGAATACTTGCGCATGTGGATGCAGGAAAAACAACATTATCGGAAAGCATGCTGTATTTGAGCGGCAGGATAAGGAAACTCGGAAGGGTGGACAATAAGGACACCTTCCTTGATACTTACGAATTGGAAAGGGCGCGGGGAATCACAATATTCTCGAAGCAGGCGGTGTTTAAAATAGGGGATATACAAATAACCCTGCTGGACACCCCCGGACATGTGGATTTTTCGACCGAAATGGAAAGAACCCTTCAGGTGCTGGATTATGCCATACTGGTGATTAGCGGTTCGGACGGTATTCAGAGCCATACGAAAACTTTGTGGCGTCTTCTTGATATATACCGGATACCGGTGTTTATATTTGTAAATAAAATGGATCAGAGAAGGAACGATAAGGATACCTTAATGACGGAACTGAAAAGGAGGCTTTCCGACCGCTGCGTGGATTTTACGCATATCGGGAGCAATGATTTTTATGAACAGCTGGCCATGTGCGGCGAAGTGCTGATGGACGCATTTATTGAAACGGGAAGTATTGATAATAACATTATCCGGGGGGCAATAAAGAAAAGGGAAGTGTTTCCGTGTTATTTCGGTTCGGCTTTAAAACTTGACGGCGTGGAAGAGTTTATGAACGGTATTGTGGAATATTCAGAAATGCCTGTATATCCGAAAAGATTTTCAGCAAGGGTTTTTAAAATAGGAAGGGATGAGAAGGGAAACCGCCTTACGTATATGAAAATAACGGGCGGAAAGCTGAATGTCCGGGATGTTGTAAAAAGCGGCGAATGGGAAGAAAAGGTTACGCAAATTAGAATTTATTCGGGGCAGAAGTTTGAAGCTGTAAATGAAGCAGAAGCGGGAACGGTATGCGCCGTTACGGGACTTACCCATACCAGGGCCGGCGAAGGGCTGGGAGAGGAGAAGGATTTTTTTGTGCCCGTTCTTGAACCTGTCCTGTCATACCGTATTGTGCTTCCCGAAGGCTGTGATCCGAGGATGATGCTGCCGAAGCTCAGAGAGCTGGAAGAAGAAGAACCGGCTCTACGTATTGTCTGGAATGAACAGCTTAAGGAGATTCAGGTTCAGATAATGGGTGAAGTGCAGCTTGAAATTCTTCAAAGTATGATAAAAGACCGATATGGCGTTGATGTTTCCTTTGATTCGGGCCGCGTTGTTTACAAGGAGACAATTGCCAATACAGTCGAAGGGGTAGGGCATTTTGAACCGCTGCGGCATTACGCCGAGGTCCACCTTCTGCTGGAACCGGCAGAGCGCGGAAGCGGCCTTGAATTTGCGGTGGACTGCAGCGACGATGTGCTGAGCAGGAACTGGAAAAACCTTATCATGACACATCTCAGGGAGAAAGTCCATAAAGGAGTTCTTACAGGCTCGCCGATTACCGATATGAAAATAACACTGGTGTCGGGAAAGGCGCATAATAAGCATACTGACGGCGGAGACTTCAGGGAGGCCACCTACCGCGCCGTGCGACAGGGTTTAAAGGAGGCGCAGTCGGTGCTTCTCGAACCGTATTACTCTTTTCAGCTTGAGATCCCCGAAAAAATGGTGGGCCGTGCGATGGCCGACATCGAAAGGATGCATGGAACATGCCAGATTTCTCAGGTAAGGGATGATATGGCGATTATCACCGGGAGTGCGCCTGTTTCAACCTTTCAGAACTATCAGAAAGATGTAACGGCGTATACAAAGGGGCTTGGAAAGCTATTCTGCACACTGAAAGGATACGATATCTGCCACAATCCCGAGGAAGTGATAGCCGAAATTGGATACGATTCGGAGAAAGACTTTGAAAACCCGACGGGGTCGGTATTCTGCGCGAACGGTACAAGCTTTTATGTTCCGTGGTACATGGTTAAGGAATACATGCACGTGGAAAGCTGGTTTCAGGCAAGAAACAGTTCCGATGACGCCGAACAGGACCGAGAAAAGTTATATACGCATGAAAAATGGATCTCAGCTGAAGAGGTTGACAGAATTCTCCAAAGAACATATTTTTCCAATCAGGGAAAAAAATCCTCGTGGCGAAAGAGAAAGCCCGCAAAAGAAAAAGCAGGCGGTTACAGCCAGTCGTTGTATATAGGGAGGCCTAAGGAGAACAAAGAAAAGTATCTCCTGGTGGACGGGTATAATATTATTTTTGCATGGCCCGAACTTAAGGAAATGGCAAAAGAAAACATGGATGCCGCAAAGTCGAGGCTTCTGGACTGGCTGAGCAAATACAAAAGCGTGGAAGACTGTGAGGTTATTGTTGTGTTTGACGCCTACCGTGTTCAGGGGCATCCGGAAGAATTCCTGGAATACGGAAACATTTATGTGGTCTATACCAAAGAGGCTCAGACCGCCGACCAGTACATTGAAAAATTCGCCCACGACAACAGTGAAAAATTCGATATAACCGTTGCAACGTCGGACGGTTTGCAGCAGGTCATTATCAGGGGCGAGGGCTGTGCCCTTATGTCGGCGTCTGAACTCAGGGAAAAGGTGAAATTTACAAACGAAACCATTGTTAGAATATATAAGGAAAAACAGCCGGTGGACCGGAATTTTCTGATGGATAAACTGTCAGAAGAAACCAAAAAACAGATGCGGAATCTATTGAGCGAGGATGACGTTTAA
- a CDS encoding iron dependent repressor, metal binding and dimerization domain protein, producing the protein MSKDNGFHTVRGYQLLNQENKLLTSGMEDYLEMIYRNMETEGYIRTNTLSKLLNVRPSSATKMVQKLAKLGLVDYRKYDIIILTEAGKKYGKFLLERHKVIERFLRNIGITENILAETELIEHNIGLNTMKNIDMLNMFFEKNPDILEKFKRFIEARQDSEKDGNSGKTD; encoded by the coding sequence ATGAGCAAAGATAACGGATTCCACACCGTCAGGGGATATCAGCTGTTAAATCAGGAGAATAAACTTTTAACCTCAGGTATGGAGGATTATCTTGAAATGATATACAGGAACATGGAGACAGAAGGGTATATCAGAACAAACACGCTTTCGAAGCTTTTGAACGTCAGACCGTCCTCCGCCACAAAGATGGTTCAGAAACTTGCAAAACTCGGGCTTGTGGATTACCGGAAATATGACATCATTATCCTTACCGAAGCAGGAAAGAAATACGGCAAATTTCTGCTTGAACGGCATAAGGTTATTGAAAGGTTTCTGAGAAACATCGGGATTACCGAAAACATTCTTGCGGAAACCGAGCTGATCGAGCATAATATAGGTTTAAATACAATGAAAAACATCGACATGCTGAACATGTTTTTTGAAAAAAACCCTGATATTCTTGAAAAATTCAAAAGGTTCATCGAAGCGCGGCAGGACTCCGAAAAAGACGGAAACAGCGGCAAAACCGATTGA
- a CDS encoding ABC transporter ATP-binding protein, which produces MNKELPGIKDIILEIKNVSHTYYDDYDNHVEALQDINLSVRRGEFLSIIGSSGCGKTTLLRLIAGLEKPETGQLTLNGQPITGPDPQRGYVFQQGGLFQWLTVEKNIAAGLKARGIYRQNRDLVAKFIELIGLKGFEKAYPHQLSGGMAQRVAIARALINNPEVLLLDEPMGALDTFTRADIQDKLLELHRQNKTTMILVTHDVDEAVYLSDRIVIMTPRPGRISEIMEVKLTHPRHRGSTEFLHIRRDIMEKLHLASALPQPEYII; this is translated from the coding sequence ATGAATAAGGAATTGCCGGGGATCAAGGACATAATTCTGGAAATAAAAAATGTAAGTCACACCTACTACGACGATTACGACAACCACGTCGAAGCGCTTCAGGACATTAACCTTTCGGTAAGACGCGGTGAATTTCTTTCAATTATAGGTTCGTCGGGTTGCGGAAAAACCACGCTTTTACGGCTCATAGCCGGACTTGAGAAGCCGGAGACGGGGCAGCTCACGTTGAACGGTCAGCCTATAACCGGCCCCGATCCGCAGCGGGGTTATGTTTTTCAGCAGGGCGGACTTTTTCAGTGGCTGACGGTGGAGAAAAACATTGCCGCAGGCCTTAAAGCCCGTGGTATATACAGGCAGAACAGGGACCTTGTAGCAAAATTTATCGAACTTATAGGGCTAAAAGGGTTTGAAAAGGCATATCCCCATCAGCTCAGCGGAGGAATGGCGCAGCGTGTTGCAATAGCCCGGGCGTTAATCAATAACCCCGAGGTTTTGCTTCTCGATGAGCCAATGGGGGCACTGGACACATTCACCCGTGCGGATATCCAGGATAAATTGCTGGAACTTCACAGGCAGAATAAAACCACAATGATCCTTGTAACCCATGACGTAGATGAAGCCGTTTACCTTTCGGACCGCATTGTAATTATGACTCCGCGTCCGGGAAGGATAAGTGAAATTATGGAGGTAAAACTCACCCATCCCCGCCACCGTGGAAGTACCGAATTCCTTCATATCCGGCGTGACATTATGGAAAAACTTCATCTGGCAAGCGCGCTGCCGCAGCCTGAATATATCATATAA
- the nagB gene encoding glucosamine-6-phosphate deaminase, which produces MRIINVKDYEEMSRKAADLIAAQIILNPKSVLGLATGSSPIGTYERLVELNRNGVIDFSHVTTINLDEYYGLDPTHDQSYRYFMNKHLFSRVNINMANTHLPDGKAKDIDAECRRYDDLIESVGGIDLQLLGIGHNGHIGFNEPSDEFIPGTHCVSLSESTINANSRFFKSRDEVPRKAITMGIKAIMQARKVLLIASGEDKKEILKKALFGPITPQVPASILQLHKDLTVITPLDI; this is translated from the coding sequence ATGAGAATTATCAATGTTAAGGACTACGAAGAAATGAGCAGGAAGGCCGCAGACCTCATAGCTGCTCAGATAATCCTGAACCCAAAAAGCGTATTGGGCCTTGCAACAGGCTCCTCGCCAATTGGCACATATGAGCGTCTTGTGGAGTTGAACAGAAACGGGGTGATTGACTTCTCCCATGTAACCACAATCAACCTTGATGAGTATTATGGTTTGGATCCCACCCACGATCAAAGCTATCGGTATTTCATGAACAAACACCTGTTTTCAAGGGTCAATATTAACATGGCCAACACCCATCTTCCGGACGGGAAAGCCAAGGATATAGACGCGGAGTGTAGACGTTACGACGATTTAATTGAAAGCGTGGGTGGAATTGATTTACAGCTTCTCGGCATAGGACATAACGGTCATATCGGATTCAACGAACCGTCTGATGAGTTCATTCCCGGCACACACTGTGTTTCATTATCCGAAAGCACAATTAACGCCAATTCAAGGTTTTTCAAGTCAAGGGACGAAGTACCGAGAAAAGCGATTACGATGGGGATAAAAGCCATCATGCAGGCAAGAAAGGTTTTACTTATCGCCAGCGGTGAGGACAAAAAAGAAATACTGAAAAAAGCATTGTTCGGACCTATAACCCCTCAGGTTCCCGCCTCAATCCTGCAATTGCATAAAGACCTGACGGTGATAACGCCACTGGATATCTAA
- a CDS encoding FeoA family protein, whose product MSKRIVPLNCLPIGKKGKVVKLISEGIIRRRMLDIGLIPDTVVEAVQKSPSGDPTAYYIRGAVMALRSEEAGKILVEMA is encoded by the coding sequence ATGAGTAAAAGAATTGTTCCTTTAAACTGTCTGCCGATAGGCAAAAAGGGTAAAGTTGTAAAACTGATATCCGAAGGGATTATCCGCAGAAGGATGCTGGACATCGGGCTTATACCCGACACGGTTGTGGAGGCCGTTCAGAAAAGCCCGTCCGGAGATCCGACGGCTTATTATATCCGCGGAGCGGTAATGGCGCTGAGGTCGGAAGAAGCCGGAAAAATTCTTGTTGAAATGGCTTAG
- the feoB gene encoding ferrous iron transport protein B gives MGLTNKSTGISLLQSELKIERITPDDKVVALSGNPNVGKSTVFNSLTGLNQHTGNWPGKTVTNAQGRYKYKDKNFILVDIPGTYSLMANSAEEEIARDFVCFGNPDAVVVVTDATCLERNLNLVLQTLEITERVVVCVNLIDEAQRKKIRINCDKLSEILGVPVVATAARIKKGLNELMDAVYEVSGGRIPLKPIKITYDDEIEYAVALIQPKIQQLTEGRINPRWVALRLLDGDKTLLNSINRYLGFDLMSDNELAELLNKAKEYLAGKGVTTDVFRDRIVTRLIKIAEEISSMTVTFANRQYDRFDRKIDRILTSKVFGFPVMLALLAVVFWITIEGASLPSGLLADFLFGIEEKLSSLFITRRWPAWLHDILVLGMFRTLAWVVSVMLPPMAIFFPLFTLLEDLGYLPRVAFNLDNFFKKACAHGKQALTMCMGFGCNAAGVVGCRIIDSPRERLIAILTNNFVPCNGRFPTLIAMSVIFIGGVVSENFKSLISTLAVTAVVILGILMTLLVSKILSKTVLKGFPSSFTLELPPYRKPQVGRILIRSVFDRTLFVLGRAVAIAAPAGIVIWLMANIKINDASLLTHAANFLDPFGKMLGMDGYILMAFILGLPANEIVIPIIVMSYLSAGAMLEPSSLEDLKNLLVSNGWTWVTGLCVMLFSLMHFPCGTTLWTIKKEAGSVKWALAAFAIPTLAGFVICFIVANGARLLGLV, from the coding sequence ATGGGGCTTACAAACAAATCCACCGGTATAAGTCTATTGCAAAGTGAGCTGAAAATTGAGCGTATTACACCGGACGACAAGGTGGTAGCACTTTCCGGAAATCCTAATGTAGGGAAAAGCACTGTTTTTAACAGTTTAACGGGACTTAACCAGCATACCGGAAACTGGCCGGGGAAAACCGTTACGAATGCCCAGGGAAGGTACAAATACAAGGACAAAAATTTTATTTTGGTGGATATACCCGGCACTTATTCGCTTATGGCAAACTCGGCAGAGGAGGAAATTGCACGGGATTTTGTCTGTTTTGGAAATCCTGACGCGGTTGTAGTGGTTACTGACGCCACATGCCTTGAAAGAAACCTGAACCTGGTGCTTCAGACCCTCGAAATAACCGAACGTGTTGTTGTCTGTGTGAATCTGATTGATGAAGCGCAAAGAAAGAAAATACGCATAAACTGCGATAAGCTTTCCGAGATCCTTGGCGTGCCTGTTGTTGCAACGGCGGCTCGGATTAAAAAAGGACTTAACGAACTGATGGATGCGGTTTATGAGGTATCGGGCGGGCGGATACCGCTAAAACCTATAAAAATTACATATGACGATGAAATTGAATATGCGGTTGCTCTGATACAGCCCAAAATTCAGCAACTAACCGAAGGCAGAATAAACCCGCGGTGGGTTGCGCTGAGGCTGCTGGACGGGGATAAAACCCTACTAAACTCCATAAACAGGTATCTTGGCTTTGATCTTATGAGTGACAATGAACTGGCTGAACTGCTGAATAAAGCAAAAGAATATCTTGCCGGCAAAGGCGTTACGACAGATGTATTCCGCGACAGAATCGTAACCCGGTTAATAAAAATTGCCGAGGAAATAAGCAGCATGACAGTTACATTTGCAAACAGGCAGTATGACCGGTTCGACAGAAAAATTGACAGAATTCTGACTTCAAAAGTGTTTGGCTTTCCCGTTATGCTTGCCCTTTTGGCAGTGGTATTCTGGATTACCATTGAGGGGGCGAGCTTACCGTCAGGGCTTTTGGCAGATTTTCTGTTCGGAATTGAGGAAAAACTAAGTTCACTTTTTATAACCCGCCGCTGGCCGGCATGGCTTCATGACATATTGGTACTTGGAATGTTCCGAACCCTTGCCTGGGTTGTCTCCGTAATGCTTCCGCCAATGGCGATTTTCTTTCCGCTGTTCACGCTTCTTGAGGATTTAGGGTATTTGCCGAGGGTGGCGTTTAACCTGGACAATTTTTTCAAGAAAGCCTGCGCTCACGGGAAACAGGCGCTGACTATGTGCATGGGTTTCGGCTGTAACGCTGCGGGGGTAGTTGGGTGCAGGATAATTGACTCCCCAAGGGAGCGTTTGATTGCAATACTTACGAATAATTTCGTCCCCTGTAACGGACGGTTTCCTACACTTATAGCAATGAGCGTTATTTTTATCGGCGGGGTGGTCAGTGAAAATTTCAAGTCGCTCATTTCAACCCTCGCCGTAACCGCTGTTGTGATTTTGGGAATATTGATGACACTTCTCGTTTCCAAAATTCTTTCCAAAACGGTTTTAAAAGGGTTCCCGTCCTCATTTACGCTCGAGCTGCCTCCCTACCGGAAGCCTCAGGTGGGACGTATTCTTATACGTTCGGTTTTTGACAGGACGCTTTTTGTCCTGGGCCGCGCCGTTGCGATCGCCGCGCCTGCGGGAATTGTTATATGGCTGATGGCGAATATAAAAATCAACGATGCAAGCCTTCTGACCCACGCCGCAAATTTTCTGGATCCTTTCGGGAAAATGCTCGGAATGGACGGTTATATTTTAATGGCCTTTATACTTGGTTTGCCTGCCAATGAAATTGTTATTCCGATTATCGTAATGAGTTATTTGTCAGCAGGGGCAATGCTTGAACCCAGCTCACTGGAAGACCTGAAAAACCTTCTGGTATCCAACGGATGGACATGGGTTACAGGTTTATGCGTTATGCTGTTCTCGCTGATGCATTTTCCGTGCGGTACAACCCTGTGGACGATAAAGAAAGAAGCAGGAAGTGTAAAATGGGCACTGGCCGCGTTTGCGATACCCACGCTGGCGGGCTTTGTTATTTGTTTTATCGTGGCAAACGGCGCACGGCTTCTTGGGCTGGTTTAA
- the mgtE gene encoding magnesium transporter, translating into MKELILNLIDSGNYSEARKKLIEMNEVDIAQLLEELDKQKLLIIFRILPKEIAAGVFSYISNQLQEYIIASITDREIKNIIDELFLDDTIDFLEEMPSNIVKRVLQATDDETRKLINQFLKYPEDSAGSIMTIEYVDLKKEMTVKQALEHIKETGVDKETIDTCYVLNENRILEGVIPIRKLILSDETTVVKDIMDTDPVYVNTHDDQEKIASLFKKYDLISMPVVDNERRLVGIVTIDDVVDIIDQENTEDFQKMAAMHPSDEEYLKTSPWVLAKHRITWLVILMISAAFTGNIINKYNNILQSIVILTSFIPMLMDTGGNAGSQSSTLIIRGLALGEITTRDIFRVILKEVQVSFICGFVLAALNFIRIYFLEKINLLVTLTVCVTLFFTVMLAKIIGCVLPILAKMLKVDPAIMASPLLTTIVDATSLMIYFTFATWILHI; encoded by the coding sequence ATGAAAGAGTTAATCCTTAATCTTATCGACAGCGGCAATTACAGCGAAGCAAGGAAAAAACTGATTGAAATGAATGAGGTTGATATAGCGCAATTACTGGAAGAACTGGACAAGCAAAAGCTTTTGATAATTTTTAGGATATTGCCGAAAGAAATTGCCGCAGGAGTGTTTTCATATATTTCCAACCAGCTTCAGGAATATATTATCGCATCAATTACCGACAGGGAAATCAAAAATATCATTGATGAGCTGTTTTTGGATGATACGATTGACTTTCTTGAAGAAATGCCTTCAAACATTGTCAAAAGAGTCCTGCAGGCCACAGATGATGAAACAAGAAAGCTTATAAATCAGTTTCTCAAATACCCGGAAGATTCAGCCGGGAGCATCATGACAATCGAATATGTGGATCTTAAAAAGGAAATGACCGTAAAACAGGCCCTGGAACACATAAAGGAAACAGGCGTGGATAAGGAAACAATTGATACCTGTTATGTTCTGAATGAAAACAGGATCCTTGAAGGCGTAATACCGATAAGAAAGCTTATATTGAGTGACGAAACCACTGTTGTGAAAGACATCATGGATACTGATCCGGTTTATGTAAATACTCATGATGACCAGGAAAAGATTGCTTCATTGTTCAAAAAGTATGATTTAATTTCAATGCCCGTTGTGGACAATGAACGAAGGCTTGTAGGCATTGTGACCATTGACGACGTCGTGGACATTATTGATCAGGAAAACACCGAAGACTTTCAGAAAATGGCCGCCATGCATCCGTCGGATGAAGAATACCTGAAAACAAGCCCCTGGGTGCTTGCAAAACACAGAATTACATGGCTTGTGATCCTGATGATATCCGCGGCTTTTACAGGTAATATTATTAACAAATATAATAATATATTACAGTCGATAGTAATTCTTACCTCATTCATTCCGATGCTGATGGACACAGGCGGAAACGCCGGCTCGCAATCTTCAACGCTTATAATAAGGGGCCTGGCCCTTGGCGAAATTACGACGAGGGATATTTTCAGGGTTATACTTAAAGAGGTTCAGGTAAGTTTTATCTGTGGTTTTGTTTTGGCCGCGCTGAATTTTATAAGAATATATTTCCTGGAAAAAATTAATCTGCTCGTGACATTGACGGTATGCGTAACATTATTCTTCACCGTTATGCTGGCCAAAATTATCGGTTGTGTGCTGCCAATACTGGCGAAAATGCTCAAAGTTGATCCTGCGATAATGGCAAGCCCGCTTCTTACGACCATTGTCGATGCCACATCGCTTATGATATATTTCACATTCGCCACATGGATACTTCATATATGA
- the nifH gene encoding nitrogenase iron protein produces MGSKTRQIAIYGKGGIGKSTTTQNLTAGLAEMGRKVMVVGCDPKADSTRLLLGTLAQRTVLDTIRETGEDVDLDSIVRTGFRGVKCVESGGPEPGVGCAGRGIITSIGLLEQLGAYTEDLDYVFYDVLGDVVCGGFAMPIREGKAKEIYIVASGEMMALYAANNIAKGIARFAMKGGARLGGIICNSRNVDREIELLRAFCEELGTQLLYFIPRDNVVQRAEINRKTVIEYAPRSAQADEYRKLAKAIDENTCFTIPKPMSQERLEQILLEYGLMDSPEESR; encoded by the coding sequence ATGGGCAGCAAAACCAGGCAAATAGCAATTTACGGCAAAGGAGGAATAGGAAAATCCACCACCACACAAAATCTTACAGCCGGACTTGCCGAAATGGGCAGGAAAGTAATGGTTGTCGGATGCGATCCAAAAGCTGATTCCACACGCCTGCTTCTCGGGACTCTTGCCCAGCGCACCGTTCTCGATACAATCCGTGAAACCGGCGAGGACGTGGATTTGGACAGCATTGTGCGTACGGGTTTTCGCGGTGTCAAATGCGTTGAATCAGGCGGTCCCGAGCCCGGTGTCGGGTGTGCAGGCCGGGGAATTATAACCTCAATAGGGCTTCTTGAACAACTGGGGGCATATACCGAAGACCTGGATTATGTTTTTTATGACGTTCTCGGCGATGTTGTCTGCGGCGGGTTTGCAATGCCAATCAGGGAAGGCAAGGCAAAGGAAATATATATTGTCGCCAGCGGTGAAATGATGGCTCTGTACGCCGCGAACAATATAGCAAAGGGCATAGCAAGGTTCGCGATGAAAGGCGGGGCAAGGCTCGGCGGAATAATATGCAACAGCCGGAACGTGGACCGGGAAATCGAGCTTCTGCGGGCCTTCTGTGAAGAACTGGGAACTCAGCTTCTGTATTTCATACCAAGGGATAATGTGGTCCAGCGGGCCGAAATCAACCGCAAAACAGTGATAGAATATGCTCCCCGTTCCGCCCAGGCCGATGAATACCGCAAGCTTGCAAAAGCCATAGACGAGAACACCTGTTTCACAATCCCAAAGCCCATGTCCCAGGAGCGTCTGGAACAAATCCTTCTTGAATACGGACTTATGGATTCGCCGGAAGAAAGCCGTTAA